The following proteins are co-located in the Anomalospiza imberbis isolate Cuckoo-Finch-1a 21T00152 chromosome 1, ASM3175350v1, whole genome shotgun sequence genome:
- the UPP1 gene encoding uridine phosphorylase 1, producing the protein MAPGSSNEKNTDDGQASKENFIHLCNPHLEKMKEDILYHFALGTGTHDFPTLFGDVKFVCVGGSPSRMKAFITYIAEELGLGSPGCDYPNICAGTDRYAMYKVGPVLSVSHGMGIPSISIMLHELIKLLYHAKCSDITIIRIGTSGGIGLEPGSVVITRQSVDATFKPQLEQVVLGKTVIRSTNLDEQLAKELMQCSKEIGQFNTVIGNTMCTLDFYEGQGRLDGAICLYDEEEKLQYLKNAYESGVRNIEMESSVFAAMCNLSGVKAAVVCVTLLNRLEGDQISSPHDVLVEYQQRPQKLVGYFIKKSLGKV; encoded by the exons ATGGCTCCTGGTTCCTCAAATGAGAAGAATACTGATGATGGACAGGCTTCAAA AGAGAATTTTATTCATCTCTGCAACCCTCACCtggagaaaatgaaagaagacATCCTGTACCATTTTGCTCTTGGGACCGGTACCCATGATTTTCCAACATTGTTTGGGGATGTAAAG TTTGTGTGTGTTGGGGGAAGTCCTTCCCGGATGAAAGCTTTTATCACCTACATagcagaggagctggggctCGGGAGCCCCGGGTGTGACTACCCCAACATCTGCGCAGGCACCGACCGCTACGCCATGTACAAAGTGGGGCCCGTGTTGTCAGTGAGT CATGGTATGGGCATTCCTTCTATTTCAATCATGTTGCACGAGCTGATCAAACTGTTGTATCATGCCAAGTGTTCTGATATAACCATCATTCGCATTGGCACCTCTGGTGGAATAG GTCTGGAGCCAGGCTCAGTGGTTATAACTAGGCAGTCTGTAGATGCCACCTTCAAGCCTCAGCTGGAACAGGTTGTTCTGGGAAAGACAGTAATTCGCAGCACTAACCTGGATGAACAGCTGGCTAAGGAGCTCATGCAGTGCAGTAAAGAAATCGGTCAGTTTAATACAGTCATTGGAAACACCATGTGCACTTTGGATTTCTATGAAG GACAGGGGAGGTTGGATGGTGCAATCTGCTTATATgatgaagaagaaaaactaCAATATTTGAAGAATGCTTATGAGTCTGGTGTCAGAAACATTGAGATGGAGTCTTCTGTATTTGCTGCAATGTGTAATCTCAGTGGTGTCAAAG CTGCTGTAGTCTGTGTTACTCTTCTGAATCGACTCGAAGGGGATCAAATCAGCAGCCCACATGATGTCCTTGTGGAGTACCAGCAGAGGCCGCAGAAGTTAGTGGGATATTTCATTAAGAAAAGTCTTGGGAAAGTATGA
- the C1H7orf57 gene encoding uncharacterized protein C7orf57 homolog, whose translation MPLKQPEKSLFPSQILGLSDLSRAPHEMPLSGCHRKRIKETDSAYVRLAKQGGRPDLLKHYTPVVMKSPPAAYAAPVWYSHCANPAGIEKPRTCVSSLPDYMVHREFMADDQHGNSYETRRGPFEFDTKSVWQREAEDKENAEKKKVKLPPISPKYPSRIPTVSTNKEFSGENKLFFPPMPAQRKSEAVNFSKLISNGYGTDWFQQCTGLEKKIEETSENSEHSEDSECSESPPASNELKPPFQGCNK comes from the exons ATGCCACTGAAACAACCAGAGAAGAGCCTATTTCCCTCCCAGATTCTGGGTCTCAGTGACCTTTCAAGAGCTCCCCATGAAATGCCACTGTCTGGGTGCCACAGGAAGCGGATTAAAGAGACTGATTCAGCCTACGTGAGGCTGGCAAAACAAGGAGGCCGACCTG ACTTACTGAAGCACTACACTCCTGTGGTAATGAAGTCCCCTCCAGCAGCATATGCTGCACCTGTCTGGTACTCACACTGTGCCAATCCTGCAGGGATTGAGAAGCCACG GACCTGTGTTTCATCTCTACCAGATTATATGGTTCACAGAGAGTTTATGGCTGATGACCAACATGGTAACAGTTATGAGACAAGAAGAGGGCCTTTTGAATTTGATACAAAAAGTGTTTGGCAGCGGGAAGCTGAGGacaaagaaaatgcagagaaaaagaag GTAAAGCTTCCACCTATAAGCCCTAAATATCCAAGCAGAATTCCAACTGTTTCTACAAACAAGGAATTTAGTGGAGAAAATAAGCTTTTCTTCCCACCCAT GCCTGCTCAGAGAAAAAGTGAAGCAGTAAATTTTAGCAAATTAATAAGCAATGGTTATGGGACTGACTGGTTTCAGCAATGTACTGGATTGGAAAAAAAGATTGAAGAAACCTCAGAAAATAGTGAGCACTCTGAAG ATTCAGAATGCTCTGAATCACCACCTGCAAGCAATGAGTTAAAGCCACCATTTCAGGGATGTAATAAGTAA